The proteins below come from a single Argentina anserina chromosome 1, drPotAnse1.1, whole genome shotgun sequence genomic window:
- the LOC126790412 gene encoding uncharacterized protein LOC126790412 produces MPLYDCMLLAKPHVKKEALLDLVTRVGKHVLRRNGVITDFRSFGAVHLGYGIKKLDGRFYKGQLMQMTMMATPNMNKELHYLNKEDRLLRWLLVKHRDTQYGLDFLSEADSKNELDRFRGRSIYEMAGMDEVDDEDDDDDDDDDEYDEDYKQDDEYGVDQEGKQIDG; encoded by the exons ATGCCTCTGTATGATTGTATGCTTCTGGCGAAGCCCCATGTAAAGAAGGAGGCGCTGTTGGACCTGGTCACTAGGGTAGGCAAGCACGTTCTCCGGAGAAATGGGGTTATCACCGACTTCAGGTCCTTTGGCGCTGTGCACTTGGGTTATGGTATTAAGAAGCTTGACGGCAGATTTTATAAG GGTCAACTGATGCAGATGACTATGATGGCTACACCTAACATGAACAAGGAGCTGCATTACCTGAACAAGGAAGATCGGTTGCTACGCTGGCTCTTGGTTAAACACCGAGACACACAGTATGGTTTGGACTTTCTTAGTGAAGCGGATTCCAAAAATGAACTCGATCGGTTTCGTGGGAGAAGCATATATGAAATGGCCGGGATGGATgaggttgatgatgaagatgatgatgacgacgacgacgatgaTGAGTACGATGAGGACTACAAACAGGATGATGAATATGGGGTTGACCAGGAAGGAAAGCAGATTGATGGTTGA
- the LOC126785042 gene encoding uncharacterized protein LOC126785042 codes for MGTAILRSQDCLRGRFRHEALALTLTPRSGWRRSPNFSNPNPTGAQSRRRKRSPVGVQSNHRDRCGGDRVVAKVPGRNLVMGQVKILKRGEALSPAMNDQRVVGAVKRDDRKPRVKSVEYSDSDLVLGSTDRLGPDPATVQKQIKAAEFKVMDAIYAGSGDYYASPPPSSVPLPAFLAKNGAATSDLRRLLRIDLV; via the coding sequence ATGGGGACGGCGATTCTCCGATCACAGGACTGCCTCCGAGGCCGGTTCCGCCACGAAGCCCTAGCACTGACCTTGACTCCTCGTTCCGGATGGCGCCGGAGCCCCAATTTTTCCAACCCTAACCCTACCGGCGCTCAATCCCGCCGCCGGAAGAGGAGCCCCGTCGGCGTTCAATCCAATCACCGCGACCGCTGCGGCGGCGACCGTGTGGTGGCGAAGGTTCCGGGCAGGAACCTGGTGATGGGACAGGTGAAGATTCTCAAGCGCGGCGAGGCGTTGAGTCCGGCGATGAACGATCAGAGAGTCGTCGGAGCTGTTAAGAGAGACGATCGGAAGCCGAGGGTGAAGAGCGTGGAGTATTCGGATTCGGATCTGGTTTTGGGATCCACGGACAGGTTGGGACCTGATCCGGCGACGGTGCAGAAGCAGATCAAAGCCGCCGAGTTTAAGGTCATGGATGCGATCTACGCCGGTTCGGGGGATTACTATGCTTCTCCGCCGCCGAGCTCCGTTCCGTTGCCGGCTTTTTTGGCTAAGAACGGCGCGGCGACCAGCGATCTTCGCCGCCTGCTGCGAATTGATCTGGTGTGA
- the LOC126785034 gene encoding sugar transport protein 7: MAGGSFAPAGVAKDRAGQYQGRLTGYVIVACIVAAVGGSLFGYDIGISGGVTSMDGFLEKFFKTVYRKKKLAHENNYCKYDNQGLSAFTSSLYLAGLVSSLVASPITRNYGRRGSIICGGISFIVGAILNAAAVNVIMLIFGRIMLGVGIGFGNQAIPLYLSEMAPTHLRGGVNMMFQLATTLGIFTANMINYGTSKLEPWGWRLSLGLALGPALVMTVGGILLPETPNSLIERGSKDRGRKLLEKIRGTENVNAEFQDMVDASEFANSIKNPFRNILERRNRPQLVMAIFMPTFQILTGINSILFYAPVLFQSMGFGGDAALYSSALTGGVLCLSTVLSIATVDKLGRRVLLISGGIVMITCQVIVAIILGVKFGENQELSKGYSILVVAIVCLFVVAFGWSWGPLGWTVPSEIFPLETRSAGQSITVAVNLLFTFVIAQAFLSMLCAFKFGIFLFFAGWISVMTIFVFVFLPETKGVPIEEMILLWRRHWFWRKIVPEYAEEESSGPNNLTV; encoded by the exons ATGGCAGGCGGGTCTTTTGCTCCGGCCGGCGTGGCCAAGGACCGAGCAGGGCAATACCAAGGCAGGCTCACCGGTTATGTCATCGTCGCTTGCATTGTTGCAGCCGTCGGTGGCTCACTTTTCGGTTATGACATCGGAATTTCAG GTGGAGTTACATCAATGGATGGATTTCTGGAGAAGTTCTTCAAAACAGTGTACAGGAAGAAGAAGCTTGCACATGAAAACAATTACTGCAAGTATGACAACCAAGGTCTTTCGGCATTTACATCTTCACTCTACCTTGCTGGTTTAGTCTCATCTTTAGTGGCTTCTCCTATCACAAGAAACTATGGCCGCCGCGGAAGTATAATCTGTGGAGGGATCAGTTTCATTGTTGGAGCAATTCTGAATGCTGCAGCTGTCAATGTCATAATGCTCATCTTTGGCCGGATCATGCTTGGAGTTGGCATCGGATTCGGAAATCAG GCTATTCCACTTTATTTATCGGAGATGGCACCAACTCATCTCCGAGGAGGGGTCAACATGATGTTTCAGTTAGCAACAACACTTGGAATTTTCACAGCAAACATGATAAACTATGGAACTTCAAAGCTCGAACCATGGGGGTGGAGGCTCTCTCTAGGTCTGGCATTAGGACCTGCTCTGGTGATGACAGTGGGAGGAATACTTCTTCCTGAGACGCCTAATAGCTTAATCGAAAGGGGATCTAAAGATCGAGGAAGAAAGCTTCTTGAGAAAATCAGAGGAACTGAAAATGTGAATGCAGAGTTTCAGGACATGGTAGATGCCAGTGAGTTTGCTAATTCCATAAAGAATCCATTCAGGAACATACTTGAGAGAAGGAACAGACCTCAACTTGTTATGGCAATCTTCATGCCAACATTTCAAATCCTGACGGGCATAAATTCGATTCTGTTCTATGCTCCAGTATTGTTTCAGAGTATGGGATTTGGAGGAGATGCAGCTCTATACTCATCAGCCTTGACTGGAGGGGTTCTTTGCTTATCAACTGTACTATCTATAGCCACAGTTGACAAACTTGGTCGGAGAGTTTTACTCATCAGTggtggaatagtaatgatcaCCTGCCAg GTCATAGTGGCAATAATCTTGGGGGTTAAGTTTGGCGAGAATCAAGAACTATCGAAAGGGTACTCAATCCTGGTAGTGGCGATTGTCTGCCTCTTTGTGGTAGCTTTCGGGTGGTCATGGGGGCCGCTCGGCTGGACAGTGCCGAGTGAAATCTTCCCACTGGAAACCAGATCAGCTGGGCAGAGCATAACAGTGGCTGTGAACCTTCTCTTCACTTTCGTCATAGCACAGGCTTTTCTTTCCATGCTATGCGCGTTCAAATTCGGGATCTTCCTGTTCTTTGCTGGTTGGATTTCTGTCATGACCATCTTTGTTTTTGTCTTCTTACCTGAAACAAAGGGAGTTCCTATTGAGGAAATGATACTCCTCTGGAGAAGGCACTGGTTTTGGAGGAAGATAGTGCCCGAATATGCAGAAGAAGAAAGCAGCGGGCCAAACAATTTGACAGTGTAG
- the LOC126784554 gene encoding adenylate kinase 5, chloroplastic isoform X2 — protein sequence MMLTALSHIQCTNVYTIPSIFPDTPPLLSSPSSSFLSLEPSSHRLSLHVYNNDRLRITHKSNGLKLSCSLKEPPLKVMISGAPASGKGTQCELIVKKFGLVHISTGDLLRAEVSSGTEIGNKAKEFMNAGKLVPDEIVTAMVTSRLSREDAKQNGWLLDGYPRSFSQAQSLQSLKIIPDVYIVLDVPDEILIDRCVGRRLDPVTKKIYHVKNFPPETEEIKARLTTRPDDTEEKVKARLEIYKTNADAILSTYSNIMKRIDGNHPKEVIFGEIDSILSQVLNDKEKKRKLGSSLSQSSSIQDNWRGIPTKLNNIPHSRDIRNYFYDDVLQATKRSINDGGIRLKVEINIPELNPEMDVYRIGTLMELVRTLALSFADDGKSVKVCVQGSMGEGALAGMPLQLAGTRQILEYMDWGEYGAMGTFIKIGAIGAKHVDDTDDLFILVAPQNAVGNCIIEDLQAMTDAAGDRPVILINPRLKDLPASSGIMQTMGRDKRLKYAATFENCYFFRLLYYAGTQYPIMGALRMSYPYRYELYKRMNDPSGKEKYVIISTYPKKPTIDEVNDAFEGKPRNENKKAQGFWGFLSGILQN from the exons ATGATGCTCACTGCGCTCTCTCACATCCAATGCACCAATGTCTACACCATTCCATCAATCTTTCCTGACACCCCTCCCCTTCTCTCTTCTCCGTCTTCTTCCTTTCTGTCACTTGAGCCATCTTCTCACCGTCTCTCTCTGCATGTCTACAACAATGATCGTTTGAGGATCACCCACAAATCCAAT GGACTGAAGTTGAGTTGTTCTTTGAAGGAGCCTCCTTTGAAGGTCATGATTTCCGGTGCACCGGCTTCTGGGAAAGGAACTCAGTGTGAATTGATTGTCAAGAAG TTTGGATTGGTGCACATATCAACAGGGGACCTTCTAAGAGCTGAAGTGTCATCTGGGACTGAGATTGGGAACAAAGCCAAAGAGTTCATGAATGCTGGCAAGTTGGTTCCTGATGAAATCGTCACAGCT ATGGTTACATCACGATTATCACGAGAAGATGCAAAACAAAATGGCTGGCTTTTGGATGGATATCCGCGAAGTTTTAGCCAAGCACAAAGCCTGCAAAGTTTGAAGATCATACCAGATGTTTACATTGTCTTAGAT GTTCCTGATGAAATTCTAATCGACAGATGTGTTGGAAGGAGGCTAGACCCAGTTACAAAGAAGATTTACCATGTGAAAAATTTCCCACCAGAGACTGAGGAAATTAAAGCAAGACTTACAACCCGGCCTGATGACACCGAGGAAAAA GTGAAGGCACGTCTTGAAATATACAAGACAAATGCAGATGCAATCTTATCCACTTACTCAAACATAATGAAAAGG ATTGATGGAAACCATCCTAAAGAAGTAATTTTTGGAGAAATAGACTCTATCCTGTCTCAAGTGCTCAAtgataaagaaaagaagaggaaaTTAG GGAGTAGCTTAAGTCAGTCATCTTCGATCCAG GACAACTGGAGGGGAATTCCTACTAAATTAAATAACATCCCACACTCTAGAGACATCAGGAACTATTTTTATGACGATGTACTGCAAGCCACCAAAAGATCTATAAATGATGGAGGAATTCGATTAaag GTGGAGATTAATATTCCGGAGCTCAACCCAGAAATG GATGTTTATCGCATAGGTACCTTAATGGAACTTGTTCGAACTCTAGCTCTTTCATTTGCTGATGATGGGAAATCTGTCAAG GTCTGTGTACAAGGCTCTATGGGAGAAGGTGCCCTTGCTGGAATGCCATTGCAACTTGCTGGTACTCGGCAGATCTTAGAGTACATGGACTGGGGTGAATATGGGGCTATGGGGACGTTTATCAAGATTGGTGCTATAG GTGCCAAACATGTAGATGACACTGATGACCTGTTTATCTTGGTAGCTCCTCAGAATGCTGTGGGGAACTGCATTATTGAG GATCTGCAAGCTATGACTGATGCTGCTGGGGACCGACCAGTAATTCTTATCAATCCTAGGCTCAAg gatcttcctgCTTCAAGTGGAATTATGCAA ACCATGGGTCGTGACAAGAGGTTGAAGTATGCTGCAACGTTCGAAAATTGTTATTTCTTCCGGCTTCTATACTATGCAGGAACCCAATATCCAATTATGGGTGCTCTCAG GATGTCTTACCCTTACCGTTACGAATTGTACAAGAGAATGAATGACCCTTCTGGGAAGGAGAAGTATGTAATCATATCTACATATCCTAAAAAGCCAACTATTGATGAAGTAAATGATGCATTTGAAGGAAAGCCTAG aaatgaaaataagaaagcTCAGGGATTTTG GGGATTCCTAAGTGGTATATTGCAAAACTAA
- the LOC126784554 gene encoding adenylate kinase 5, chloroplastic isoform X1, with the protein MMLTALSHIQCTNVYTIPSIFPDTPPLLSSPSSSFLSLEPSSHRLSLHVYNNDRLRITHKSNVCGLKLSCSLKEPPLKVMISGAPASGKGTQCELIVKKFGLVHISTGDLLRAEVSSGTEIGNKAKEFMNAGKLVPDEIVTAMVTSRLSREDAKQNGWLLDGYPRSFSQAQSLQSLKIIPDVYIVLDVPDEILIDRCVGRRLDPVTKKIYHVKNFPPETEEIKARLTTRPDDTEEKVKARLEIYKTNADAILSTYSNIMKRIDGNHPKEVIFGEIDSILSQVLNDKEKKRKLGSSLSQSSSIQDNWRGIPTKLNNIPHSRDIRNYFYDDVLQATKRSINDGGIRLKVEINIPELNPEMDVYRIGTLMELVRTLALSFADDGKSVKVCVQGSMGEGALAGMPLQLAGTRQILEYMDWGEYGAMGTFIKIGAIGAKHVDDTDDLFILVAPQNAVGNCIIEDLQAMTDAAGDRPVILINPRLKDLPASSGIMQTMGRDKRLKYAATFENCYFFRLLYYAGTQYPIMGALRMSYPYRYELYKRMNDPSGKEKYVIISTYPKKPTIDEVNDAFEGKPRNENKKAQGFWGFLSGILQN; encoded by the exons ATGATGCTCACTGCGCTCTCTCACATCCAATGCACCAATGTCTACACCATTCCATCAATCTTTCCTGACACCCCTCCCCTTCTCTCTTCTCCGTCTTCTTCCTTTCTGTCACTTGAGCCATCTTCTCACCGTCTCTCTCTGCATGTCTACAACAATGATCGTTTGAGGATCACCCACAAATCCAATGTTTGT GGACTGAAGTTGAGTTGTTCTTTGAAGGAGCCTCCTTTGAAGGTCATGATTTCCGGTGCACCGGCTTCTGGGAAAGGAACTCAGTGTGAATTGATTGTCAAGAAG TTTGGATTGGTGCACATATCAACAGGGGACCTTCTAAGAGCTGAAGTGTCATCTGGGACTGAGATTGGGAACAAAGCCAAAGAGTTCATGAATGCTGGCAAGTTGGTTCCTGATGAAATCGTCACAGCT ATGGTTACATCACGATTATCACGAGAAGATGCAAAACAAAATGGCTGGCTTTTGGATGGATATCCGCGAAGTTTTAGCCAAGCACAAAGCCTGCAAAGTTTGAAGATCATACCAGATGTTTACATTGTCTTAGAT GTTCCTGATGAAATTCTAATCGACAGATGTGTTGGAAGGAGGCTAGACCCAGTTACAAAGAAGATTTACCATGTGAAAAATTTCCCACCAGAGACTGAGGAAATTAAAGCAAGACTTACAACCCGGCCTGATGACACCGAGGAAAAA GTGAAGGCACGTCTTGAAATATACAAGACAAATGCAGATGCAATCTTATCCACTTACTCAAACATAATGAAAAGG ATTGATGGAAACCATCCTAAAGAAGTAATTTTTGGAGAAATAGACTCTATCCTGTCTCAAGTGCTCAAtgataaagaaaagaagaggaaaTTAG GGAGTAGCTTAAGTCAGTCATCTTCGATCCAG GACAACTGGAGGGGAATTCCTACTAAATTAAATAACATCCCACACTCTAGAGACATCAGGAACTATTTTTATGACGATGTACTGCAAGCCACCAAAAGATCTATAAATGATGGAGGAATTCGATTAaag GTGGAGATTAATATTCCGGAGCTCAACCCAGAAATG GATGTTTATCGCATAGGTACCTTAATGGAACTTGTTCGAACTCTAGCTCTTTCATTTGCTGATGATGGGAAATCTGTCAAG GTCTGTGTACAAGGCTCTATGGGAGAAGGTGCCCTTGCTGGAATGCCATTGCAACTTGCTGGTACTCGGCAGATCTTAGAGTACATGGACTGGGGTGAATATGGGGCTATGGGGACGTTTATCAAGATTGGTGCTATAG GTGCCAAACATGTAGATGACACTGATGACCTGTTTATCTTGGTAGCTCCTCAGAATGCTGTGGGGAACTGCATTATTGAG GATCTGCAAGCTATGACTGATGCTGCTGGGGACCGACCAGTAATTCTTATCAATCCTAGGCTCAAg gatcttcctgCTTCAAGTGGAATTATGCAA ACCATGGGTCGTGACAAGAGGTTGAAGTATGCTGCAACGTTCGAAAATTGTTATTTCTTCCGGCTTCTATACTATGCAGGAACCCAATATCCAATTATGGGTGCTCTCAG GATGTCTTACCCTTACCGTTACGAATTGTACAAGAGAATGAATGACCCTTCTGGGAAGGAGAAGTATGTAATCATATCTACATATCCTAAAAAGCCAACTATTGATGAAGTAAATGATGCATTTGAAGGAAAGCCTAG aaatgaaaataagaaagcTCAGGGATTTTG GGGATTCCTAAGTGGTATATTGCAAAACTAA
- the LOC126790000 gene encoding transmembrane 9 superfamily member 11 yields MELSHRFRIWAFTILLVFQSVHGFYLPGSYPHKYAVGDELWVKVNSLTSIDTEIPFSYYSLPFCEPPNGIKDSAENLGELLMGDRIENSPYKFKMHANESEIFMCKSGPLNADQFKLLKKRIDEMYQVNLILDNLPAIRYTSKEGFLLRWTGYPVGIKVKDVYYVFNHLKFKVLVHKYEEPNVARVMGTGDGAEVIPTVAKTDSDVPGWIIVGFEVIPCSFMHNADSVKKLNIYDKYPTAIKCDPTTVAMAVDEKKPIVFSYEVEFEESDIKWPSRWDAYLKMEGSKVHWFSILNSLMVITFLAGIVLVIFLRTVRRDLTRYEELDKEAQAQMNEELSGWKLVVGDVFRAPDHPALLCIMVGDGVQILGMAMVTILFAALGFMSPASRGTLITGMLFFYMILGIAAGYVAVRLWRTIGCGDKTGWVSVSWKVSCFFPGIAFLILTTLNFLLWGSHSTGAIPFSLFVVLILLWFCISVPLTLVGGYLGAKAPHIEFPVRTNQIPREIPAQKYPSWLLVLGAGTLPFGTLFIELFFIMSSIWMGRVYYVFGFLFIVLILLVVVCAEVSLVLTYMHLCVEDWKWWWKSFFASGSVAIYIFLYSINYLVFDLKSLSGPVSATLYLGYSLFMVIAIMLATGTVGFLSSFWFVHYLFSSVKLD; encoded by the coding sequence ATGGAGCTATCTCATAGATTTAGGATCTGGGCTTTTACCATTTTGTTGGTATTTCAATCTGTGCATGGATTTTATCTTCCTGGAAGTTATCCTCATAAGTATGCTGTTGGGGATGAGTTGTGGGTCAAAGTGAATTCTCTGACTTCCATTGATACAGAAATACCGTTTAGCTATTACAGTTTGCCATTTTGTGAGCCCCCAAATGGTATTAAGGACAGTGCTGAGAATCTCGGTGAGCTCCTCATGGGGGATCGCATTGAGAATTCTCCTTATAAGTTTAAGATGCACGCCAATGAGTCTGAGATCTTTATGTGCAAGTCCGGTCCGCTGAATGCAGATCAGTTCAAGCTATTGAAGAAGAGGATCGATGAGATGTATCAGGTCAATTTGATTTTGGACAATTTGCCTGCGATCCGGTATACCAGTAAGGAGGGTTTTCTGTTGAGGTGGACTGGGTATCCAGTTGGGATCAAGGTGAAGGATGTGTACTATGTGTTCAACCATTTGAAGTTTAAGGTGCTTGTGCATAAGTACGAGGAGCCTAATGTGGCGCGTGTGATGGGTACTGGTGATGGAGCGGAGGTGATCCCAACGGTTGCTAAGACAGATTCAGATGTGCCCGGGTGGATCATTGTTGGGTTTGAGGTGATACCTTGCAGTTTCATGCATAATGCAGATTCTGTGAAGAAGTTGAATATTTATGACAAGTACCCTACCGCTATTAAATGTGATCCAACTACTGTGGCAATGGCTGTTGATGAGAAGAAGCCGATTGTCTTCTCGTATGAGGTTGAATTTGAGGAGAGTGACATCAAGTGGCCCTCGAGGTGGGATGCTTATTTGAAGATGGAGGGATCTAAAGTCCATTGGTTCTCCATTCTCAATTCTCTGATGGTGATTACCTTCCTTGCTGGTATTGTCCTTGTGATCTTCTTGAGGACTGTTAGGCGGGACCTGACACGGTATGAAGAGCTTGACAAGGAGGCTCAAGCACAGATGAATGAGGAGTTGTCTGGCTGGAAGCTTGTTGTTGGGGATGTTTTCCGTGCTCCTGACCATCCTGCCCTGTTGTGCATAATGGTTGGTGATGGGGTTCAGATCCTCGGGATGGCAATGGTTACCATATTGTTTGCTGCTCTTGGGTTTATGTCACCTGCTTCGCGCGGAACGCTTATTACAGGTATGCTGTTTTTCTACATGATCCTTGGTATTGCGGCTGGTTATGTTGCTGTGCGTCTTTGGAGGACAATTGGCTGTGGAGACAAGACTGGATGGGTTTCAGTCTCATGGAAGGTTTCTTGTTTCTTCCCTGGAATTGCCTTTTTGATTCTGACTACCCTGAATTTCCTATTGTGGGGTAGTCACAGCACAGGTGCCATTCCATTTTCTCTATTTGTTGTTCTTATCTTGCTCTGGTTCTGCATTTCTGTTCCCCTCACACTTGTTGGCGGATACCTCGGGGCCAAGGCACCTCACATTGAGTTCCCTGTCCGTACCAATCAAATTCCCAGGGAAATCCCTGCACAGAAATACCCATCTTGGCTGTTGGTTCTTGGTGCCGGTACTCTCCCCTTTGGCACCCTATTCATTGAGCTCTTCTTTATCATGTCTAGCATTTGGATGGGCCGTGTCTACTATGTATTTGGGTTCCTCTTCATCGTATTGATCCTTCTGGTTGTGGTTTGTGCTGAGGTGTCTCTAGTTCTAACCTACATGCACCTCTGTGTGGAGGATTGGAAGTGGTGGTGGAAATCCTTCTTTGCCTCTGGTTCTGTTGCCATATACATATTCTTGTACTCCATAAACTACCTAGTATTTGATCTCAAGAGTTTAAGTGGGCCTGTATCTGCTACTCTCTACTTGGGATATTCCCTCTTCATGGTTATCGCAATCATGCTTGCAACAGGCACGGTTGGGTTCCTCTCTTCTTTTTGGTTTGTGCATTACCTCTTCTCCTCTGTGAAGCTGGATTGA